One region of Mus musculus strain C57BL/6J chromosome 3, GRCm38.p6 C57BL/6J genomic DNA includes:
- the Zfp697 gene encoding zinc finger protein 697 isoform X2 codes for MEQEDNQGVCEYQTSEDRGMDSDLENSEDREGDPEERGMGSNPWDTEDRGHLEQEVDSNPQDDDLRGDSRERDIASTVCSEGRLSEEERAILREEEDDQPGVADMALFPGLSESDSISRSPRGEEDEEEEDEEEESAGENRLIEEEDPLPTPVLPWRRHLSLGGRHRGDKPAHRRFHRLHHPMAMDLGELDSLMASIMDAPTICPDCGESFSPGAAFLQHQRIHRLAEAAAVASLEPFGLAGECGGVVGMMGMGMGVGMGVAGGFGAGPTLARPPREKPFRCGECGKGFSRNTYLTNHLRLHTGERPNLCADCGKSFSWRADLLKHRRLHTGEKPYPCPECGEAFSLSSHLLSHRRAHAAAGGGAGSAGSAAALRPFACGECGKGFVRRSHLANHQRIHTGEKPHGCGECGKRFSWRSDLVKHQRVHTGEKPYMCSECGETFSVSSHLFTHKRTHSGERPYVCRECGKGFGRNSHLVNHLRVHTGEKPFGCGQCEKRFSDFSTLTQHQRTHTGEKPYTCLECGKSFIQSSHLIRHRRIHTGNKPHKCAGCGKGFRYKTHLAQHQKLHLC; via the exons ATGGAACAGGAAGATAATCAGGGTGTGTGTGAATACCAGACTTCTGAAGACAGAGGCATGGATTCTGACTTGGAGAACTCTGAGGACCGAGAAGGGGACCCAGAAGAAAGAGGAATGGGCTCTAATCCATGGGACACAGAAGATAGAGGCCACCTGGAGCAGGAAGTGGACTCCAACCCACAGGATGATGATCTAAGAGGGGACTCACGAGAGAGGGACATAGCGTCCACTGTCTGTTCAG AGGGGCGGCTGAGTGAGGAAGAAAGGGCTATCCTCCGTGAGGAAGAGGACGACCAGCCTGGTGTGGCTGACATGGCTCTGTTCCCAGGACTGTCAGAATCTGACAGCATATCCCGGAGTCCGCggggagaggaagatgaagaggaggaagacgaaGAAGAGGAAAGCGCTGGGGAGAACCGCTTGATAGAGGAGGAAGATCCATTGCCTACTCCCGTGCTTCCTTGGAGGCGTCACCTCTCCCTGGGCGGTCGACACCGGGGTGACAAGCCTGCTCACCGCCGCTTCCACCGGCTCCATCACCCCATGGCCATGGACCTCGGGGAACTAGACAGCCTGATGGCCAGTATCATGGACGCGCCCACCATCTGCCCAGACTGCGGGGAGAGCTTTAGCCCGGGCGCCGCATTCCTGCAGCACCAGCGCATCCACCGCCTGGCAGAGGCCGCCGCCGTGGCCAGCTTGGAGCCCTTCGGTTTGGCCGGCGAGTGCGGAGGAGTGGTGGGGATGATGGGCATGGGTATGGGCGTGGGCATGGGCGTGGCCGGCGGCTTCGGGGCGGGGCCCACGCTGGCCCGGCCCCCTCGCGAAAAGCCCTTCCGCTGCGGGGAGTGCGGCAAAGGCTTCAGCCGCAACACCTACCTGACCAACCACCTGCGGCTGCACACGGGCGAGCGGCCCAACCTGTGCGCCGACTGCGGCAAGAGCTTCAGCTGGCGCGCCGACCTGCTCAAGCACCGGCGCCTGCACACGGGCGAGAAGCCCTACCCGTGCCCGGAGTGCGGCGAAGCCTTCAGCCTCAGCTCGCACTTGCTCAGCCACCGGCGCGCGCACGCGGCGGCGGGCGGCGGCGCGGGCTCGGCGGGCTCGGCGGCGGCGCTGCGGCCCTTCGCATGCGGGGAGTGCGGCAAGGGGTTCGTGCGCCGCTCGCATCTGGCCAATCACCAGCGCATCCACACCGGCGAGAAGCCGCACGGCTGCGGCGAGTGCGGCAAGCGCTTCAGCTGGCGCTCGGACCTGGTGAAGCACCAGCGCGTGCACACGGGCGAGAAGCCCTACATGTGCTCCGAGTGCGGCGAGACCTTCAGCGTGAGCTCGCACCTCTTCACGCACAAGCGCACGCACTCGGGCGAGCGGCCCTACGTGTGCCGGGAGTGTGGCAAGGGCTTCGGCCGCAACTCGCACCTCGTCAACCACCTGCGCGTGCACACCGGCGAGAAGCCCTTCGGCTGCGGCCAGTGCGAGAAGCGCTTCAGCGACTTCTCCACGCTCACGCAGCACCAGCGCACGCACACCGGCGAGAAGCCCTACACATGTCTCGAGTGCGGCAAGAGCTTCATCCAGAGCTCCCACCTCATCCGCCACCGGCGCATCCACACCGGCAACAAGCCTCACAAATGCGCGGGCTGTGGCAAGGGCTTCCGCTACAAGACGCACCTTGCACAGCACCAGAAGTTGCACTTGTGTTAG
- the Zfp697 gene encoding zinc finger protein 697 isoform X3 — protein MDSDLENSEDREGDPEERGMGSNPWDTEDRGHLEQEVDSNPQDDDLRGDSRERDIASTVCSEGRLSEEERAILREEEDDQPGVADMALFPGLSESDSISRSPRGEEDEEEEDEEEESAGENRLIEEEDPLPTPVLPWRRHLSLGGRHRGDKPAHRRFHRLHHPMAMDLGELDSLMASIMDAPTICPDCGESFSPGAAFLQHQRIHRLAEAAAVASLEPFGLAGECGGVVGMMGMGMGVGMGVAGGFGAGPTLARPPREKPFRCGECGKGFSRNTYLTNHLRLHTGERPNLCADCGKSFSWRADLLKHRRLHTGEKPYPCPECGEAFSLSSHLLSHRRAHAAAGGGAGSAGSAAALRPFACGECGKGFVRRSHLANHQRIHTGEKPHGCGECGKRFSWRSDLVKHQRVHTGEKPYMCSECGETFSVSSHLFTHKRTHSGERPYVCRECGKGFGRNSHLVNHLRVHTGEKPFGCGQCEKRFSDFSTLTQHQRTHTGEKPYTCLECGKSFIQSSHLIRHRRIHTGNKPHKCAGCGKGFRYKTHLAQHQKLHLC, from the exons ATGGATTCTGACTTGGAGAACTCTGAGGACCGAGAAGGGGACCCAGAAGAAAGAGGAATGGGCTCTAATCCATGGGACACAGAAGATAGAGGCCACCTGGAGCAGGAAGTGGACTCCAACCCACAGGATGATGATCTAAGAGGGGACTCACGAGAGAGGGACATAGCGTCCACTGTCTGTTCAG AGGGGCGGCTGAGTGAGGAAGAAAGGGCTATCCTCCGTGAGGAAGAGGACGACCAGCCTGGTGTGGCTGACATGGCTCTGTTCCCAGGACTGTCAGAATCTGACAGCATATCCCGGAGTCCGCggggagaggaagatgaagaggaggaagacgaaGAAGAGGAAAGCGCTGGGGAGAACCGCTTGATAGAGGAGGAAGATCCATTGCCTACTCCCGTGCTTCCTTGGAGGCGTCACCTCTCCCTGGGCGGTCGACACCGGGGTGACAAGCCTGCTCACCGCCGCTTCCACCGGCTCCATCACCCCATGGCCATGGACCTCGGGGAACTAGACAGCCTGATGGCCAGTATCATGGACGCGCCCACCATCTGCCCAGACTGCGGGGAGAGCTTTAGCCCGGGCGCCGCATTCCTGCAGCACCAGCGCATCCACCGCCTGGCAGAGGCCGCCGCCGTGGCCAGCTTGGAGCCCTTCGGTTTGGCCGGCGAGTGCGGAGGAGTGGTGGGGATGATGGGCATGGGTATGGGCGTGGGCATGGGCGTGGCCGGCGGCTTCGGGGCGGGGCCCACGCTGGCCCGGCCCCCTCGCGAAAAGCCCTTCCGCTGCGGGGAGTGCGGCAAAGGCTTCAGCCGCAACACCTACCTGACCAACCACCTGCGGCTGCACACGGGCGAGCGGCCCAACCTGTGCGCCGACTGCGGCAAGAGCTTCAGCTGGCGCGCCGACCTGCTCAAGCACCGGCGCCTGCACACGGGCGAGAAGCCCTACCCGTGCCCGGAGTGCGGCGAAGCCTTCAGCCTCAGCTCGCACTTGCTCAGCCACCGGCGCGCGCACGCGGCGGCGGGCGGCGGCGCGGGCTCGGCGGGCTCGGCGGCGGCGCTGCGGCCCTTCGCATGCGGGGAGTGCGGCAAGGGGTTCGTGCGCCGCTCGCATCTGGCCAATCACCAGCGCATCCACACCGGCGAGAAGCCGCACGGCTGCGGCGAGTGCGGCAAGCGCTTCAGCTGGCGCTCGGACCTGGTGAAGCACCAGCGCGTGCACACGGGCGAGAAGCCCTACATGTGCTCCGAGTGCGGCGAGACCTTCAGCGTGAGCTCGCACCTCTTCACGCACAAGCGCACGCACTCGGGCGAGCGGCCCTACGTGTGCCGGGAGTGTGGCAAGGGCTTCGGCCGCAACTCGCACCTCGTCAACCACCTGCGCGTGCACACCGGCGAGAAGCCCTTCGGCTGCGGCCAGTGCGAGAAGCGCTTCAGCGACTTCTCCACGCTCACGCAGCACCAGCGCACGCACACCGGCGAGAAGCCCTACACATGTCTCGAGTGCGGCAAGAGCTTCATCCAGAGCTCCCACCTCATCCGCCACCGGCGCATCCACACCGGCAACAAGCCTCACAAATGCGCGGGCTGTGGCAAGGGCTTCCGCTACAAGACGCACCTTGCACAGCACCAGAAGTTGCACTTGTGTTAG